A stretch of the Acidobacteriota bacterium genome encodes the following:
- a CDS encoding MBL fold metallo-hydrolase, with translation MEIYFLGTASGQSTSKRDNTSLLVKVFNEVFLIDCSGSPVKKISQVGIDFMNINNILITHVHPDHIYGLPSLVHQMLLKKRKRELNIFCPEKSDSFLHAFLNLFFEKAKNGFKINISPVRLVEKIKIIDSDHYEIFSFSVEHGIEAIGFKIVEKNGKSMVYSGDTKPCLNIIKNALDCDLLIHESTFPHQYEEEVNKGGHTTSFQAGEIASLTRAKKLILTHFDSLCENKESILLKEASVMYKNEILLSFDMMRIEI, from the coding sequence GTGGAAATATATTTTTTAGGAACTGCATCAGGACAATCAACATCTAAAAGAGATAACACCTCCCTGTTGGTTAAAGTGTTCAATGAAGTTTTTCTGATTGATTGTAGTGGAAGCCCTGTTAAGAAAATTTCCCAGGTTGGGATTGATTTTATGAATATTAATAACATTCTAATAACTCATGTTCACCCTGACCATATCTATGGGCTTCCCTCCCTTGTCCATCAAATGTTACTTAAAAAGAGAAAAAGGGAACTTAACATTTTCTGTCCTGAGAAATCTGACAGTTTCCTCCATGCATTTTTAAATCTATTTTTTGAAAAAGCTAAAAATGGATTCAAAATAAACATATCACCTGTTAGACTTGTTGAGAAAATAAAAATAATCGACTCTGATCATTATGAAATTTTCAGTTTTTCAGTAGAACATGGAATCGAAGCAATAGGATTCAAAATAGTCGAGAAAAACGGAAAATCCATGGTATATTCAGGAGATACAAAACCCTGCTTAAATATTATTAAAAATGCTCTTGATTGCGATTTATTAATACACGAAAGCACTTTTCCCCATCAGTATGAGGAAGAGGTTAACAAAGGAGGGCATACTACATCATTTCAGGCAGGAGAGATCGCATCTTTAACCAGAGCAAAAAAATTAATTCTAACCCATTTCGATTCATTGTGTGAAAATAAGGAATCCATATTATTAAAAGAAGCGAGCGTAATGTATAAAAATGAAATTCTTCTCTCTTTTGATATGATGCGAATCGAAATTTGA